The genome window CAGCAAAATGGCATACTGGATGCGGTATCAACAGGTTCGAAAAGATCCGCTCGATTGGGATCTGGACATCGAGGTCAAGGCAGACGATCGAGTGGGGATTTTTGGAAGAGACATGGCGGCTTTGGTAGTATAAGGCCGAGCATGTGGGTTCTATTTAGAAAGCAATATCTTTAATCAGTCTTATCTTGGTTTCTAATGGAAAACAGAATTGAGAAAATATACCGGTCTTTGGCCATTATTCATTTTTTTCAGTTTGGCTATCTTCGGTTGCGCGTCACTTTCTGAGTCGGATATCAAAGAACCGCATTACCATTGGTCCAGCTTTTTTAACAATGATTGCGGTCCGCTGATGCTATTCAAACAGGATTCCGAAGATGAGGCCAGTCTGGATTACACCTGCTCAAATGGTATCGTCATCAGCCAGTCCGTTCGCCGGCATCAGCGGCAAGGTGACGTTGAACTATGGGCTGCAAAGGATTTGCCCGCAGAACAGCTTTACCAATTGTCCAGGAGCAAATGCCGCGCTTCGCTGATATATCTGGGACCTGCCTATGCGACCATTAAATTTCCCTGTGCCCTTGTCCACCTGACGGTAACCTGTGATAGGGTCAGCAGCAAAACAAAGGATGAAAAGACTGTTGTGCAACTAAAACCCACGAAGGTGATGATCACCTATGGAGACGGAATTCAGGAGTTTCGATTAGAGGAAGATCGTTTGGTGCCGTTAGGCCCCTTTAAACCTTTTAAGACACCACAACCATCATTGCCCGTGACCTCAAAACAAGCGACAGCTTAGCTTACAAGGTGGTTAACAACCAAGGCTTTTATATTTATGGGCGCGCGAGATGAATATCACCGCGTCGAATAATACTTTTTCGGAATCGAACAATGAACCGCTTACGTTATTTGTTAAAATTGATGAGTTGCTTTTTGACGTTGTTTCTTTGCTTGAGCGCATCAGCGGAAGGGGGGCAGTCAGCGACCGGAAGAACACTGTCCTTTTACAATACCCACACCCATGAGCGATTGACGGTCACCTATAAAAATGGCGATGCTTATGTTGCTGAGGCCATGGATAAGATTTCCCTTATCTTACGCGACCACCGTACCGGAGACATCCATCCTATCGATCCTCAATTGATGGACTTTTTATATGACTTGCTGACTGCAGTCGGTAATCACGGCGAGGTACACATTATATCCGGATACCGTTCTCCGAAAACCAACCAGAAGCTGCGGGGACGCAGCAAGGGGGTGGCAGCCCGCAGCCTGCATATGAAAGGCAAAGCCCTTGATTTTCGACTGCCCGGCACCGATACGGCCGTCTTACGTGATACCGCCCGCTCTATGAAGAGAGGCGGCGTTGGGTATTATCGCAAGTTGGACTTTGTGCAGATCGATACCGGCCGCGTGCGCATCTGGTAAGGGTCGCCTCACAGTGTTTTCCTAGTTTTTCCAACCGGGCGTTTTCTGAATTTAAAATCACCGTTCAAACTTCTTAGGACCACAGCGTCTCTCTTATAGGGATCTGTTTTAAATCTCACGCTGCCGTCCGGCTCCGGATCGATAGTCCAGTAAAACAATAACACCGGCACTGGTTTGGGAAGAAAGACGGTCTGAGTTTTCCGGGAGTCAATTACTTGTTTAAAACTCTGCTGGTTCCATTTTTCTGGATCTTTCAGCAAAATTTCAGCCAGCTCAAAAGGCTTTTCAGTTCGAATGCAGCCGGAGCTAAAGGCGCGCTCGCTGCGATGAAACAATGATTTGGCGGGGGTGTCATGAATGTACACCAAGTGATCGTTTGGAAAAATGATCTTAATCAGCCCCAGCGCATTCTTGGGCCCGGGCTCCTGACGCAACTGATAGGGAAAGTTGCGGGCCGTGTATTTTGACCAGTCAATCGTATCTTGATTGACAGTTTTGCCCCGTCGATCAATGGCTGCGATATTGCGTACTTTTAAATAGTTGGGGTCTTTTTTGACAGCCGGCAAGATGTCCTTGGCCAGGATGCCGGGCGGAACCGTCCAGGTTGGATTCAATACGATAAACTTGATCTCCGACTTAAACACCGGCGTGCGGCGATATGGCTTCCCAACCTGAACGCGGCTGGTCCACAAGATCTGATTGTCTTTGTAAACAAAAATTTCGAAGCCGGCAATATCCACGATGACAAACGGGCCCTCGATGGCGTGCAGCACCCATCGAAGTCTTTCCAGGTTAATTCGGATCTGATCAATTTTGGCTTCAACCGGCACATTAAGCTTCTCCAGCGTCTGTTTTCCGACCGCTCCGTCGGCGGTCAGATAGTGTCTTTGCTGAAATTGTATCACGCCTTGCTCAAGCTGATCGTCAAATATGTCAGAATCAGTTGGTCCGGCCGGTAAATCGCCGGACATCTGCAGGCGTTGGCGCAGCAGCAAGATACGGTTGTCCTGCATGCCCTTTTTGAGCGTCGGGCCTGGCGGTACTGACGCCCAACCCCCTGCAGCCTCTATATCGTGATATTTTTTGAGTGCGGTTTTAAATTCGTCGTAAACAATATTGTCTGGGTTTAGCGTTTTAATATCTTCAGCCAGTTTACCCCCTTCCAGTATTTCCTGCATGAAGGCAACCGGCCTGTCATCCTCAATTTGGACTGCCAGGTTCCAGTTCGGGTTTAGGGTTTCAGGATCAACCTTGCCGAAGAAAAGATGATAGCATAAGCGGATGAGGCTATCGGTCAGCAGAATATCATAATCCGCCAAAAGCGCCGGATCATGGTCAGCGCCGGAATCAATGCGGGAGCGTAAATTTTGTAGCCGGGCAAAGTGATAATCATCCGGCTCAAGGCCCTCTTCTTCAATCGTCTTAACGGAACTGAATAGGTCTTCAACATTTTGGGAATTGGTCCACAGGCGCCTAAAACCATTTTTTTCATAGAGCTCGGGCAGAACCGTAACAGATGCAATTTGAGCGCCTTCGATCTGAACGTTTCCGGTGGTGCTGATTTGCTCTGTTTTGCTTTTGATGATTTCTACGATTTGTTGATCACGCGCCTGAGCAAGGCCCGTGCCCAAAATGATATGAACACAAACGATTAAGAAGATTTTGAAAGAGTAGCGGTTCATACGGATATGTCCTTTCTCATAATTTGATGGCTTTTAACCTGCAATACTAAAATTATGCTAAAAGATAATGCCTGCATTTAAATCCGAAACCCCTTTACCCCGATAATTTTTATAGCACGCCGAGCCCAGAAAAAAAGCCGAATTCGGCACTCAAATTGGATTGGGAACCACGCCCAAAAAGCGCTTGAAGGTTCCTGACATTTTTGGGATAGTTGGCCAAAAATTCAATACCAAGGTAGCAGGATGATATGGATGCCATCTATCAGGAAATTGCAGGCCTCATGGTGAATATGAAGTCCTGTGTTGCTCTAACCGGTGCCGGGATTTCTGCCGAAAGCGGTATCCCCACTTTTCGTTCCAAGGGCGGCTTGTGGGAAAAGTATGACCCCATGGTGTATGCCTCTATCGAGACATTTCGAGAGGACCCATCCAAATATTGGACCATCCGCGGTGAATTCATTCGCAACTATGATTCCTACAAAGCAAACATAGCGCATCTGGCTTTGGCGGAGCTGGAGCAAATGGGTATTGTGCGCCATGTGATTACCCAGAACATAGACGGTCTGCATAAAAAAGCCGGCAGTCAAAATGTTACCGAAATTCATGGCAGTCTTAGGGAAACCTATTGCCTGCAATGTCGTAAAGAATATCTGGCCCCAGACGTACCGCAGGGAACGCCGCCTTATTGTGAGTGCGGTGGGGTACTCAAACCCAACACCGTATTGTTTGGCGAGCAGCTGCCTGAAGGCGCTCTGGAAACAGCAGTTCAGGAGGCTGCGACCTGTAAACTGATGCTGGTCATCGGTACATCTGCGGTGGTCCAGCCGGCAGCATCACTGCCCGCTTTGGCTCAGAAAAATGGGGCTAAAATCGT of Desulfobacterales bacterium contains these proteins:
- a CDS encoding DUF882 domain-containing protein, translated to MNRLRYLLKLMSCFLTLFLCLSASAEGGQSATGRTLSFYNTHTHERLTVTYKNGDAYVAEAMDKISLILRDHRTGDIHPIDPQLMDFLYDLLTAVGNHGEVHIISGYRSPKTNQKLRGRSKGVAARSLHMKGKALDFRLPGTDTAVLRDTARSMKRGGVGYYRKLDFVQIDTGRVRIW
- a CDS encoding L,D-transpeptidase family protein, yielding MNRYSFKIFLIVCVHIILGTGLAQARDQQIVEIIKSKTEQISTTGNVQIEGAQIASVTVLPELYEKNGFRRLWTNSQNVEDLFSSVKTIEEEGLEPDDYHFARLQNLRSRIDSGADHDPALLADYDILLTDSLIRLCYHLFFGKVDPETLNPNWNLAVQIEDDRPVAFMQEILEGGKLAEDIKTLNPDNIVYDEFKTALKKYHDIEAAGGWASVPPGPTLKKGMQDNRILLLRQRLQMSGDLPAGPTDSDIFDDQLEQGVIQFQQRHYLTADGAVGKQTLEKLNVPVEAKIDQIRINLERLRWVLHAIEGPFVIVDIAGFEIFVYKDNQILWTSRVQVGKPYRRTPVFKSEIKFIVLNPTWTVPPGILAKDILPAVKKDPNYLKVRNIAAIDRRGKTVNQDTIDWSKYTARNFPYQLRQEPGPKNALGLIKIIFPNDHLVYIHDTPAKSLFHRSERAFSSGCIRTEKPFELAEILLKDPEKWNQQSFKQVIDSRKTQTVFLPKPVPVLLFYWTIDPEPDGSVRFKTDPYKRDAVVLRSLNGDFKFRKRPVGKTRKTL
- a CDS encoding NAD-dependent deacylase, with translation MDAIYQEIAGLMVNMKSCVALTGAGISAESGIPTFRSKGGLWEKYDPMVYASIETFREDPSKYWTIRGEFIRNYDSYKANIAHLALAELEQMGIVRHVITQNIDGLHKKAGSQNVTEIHGSLRETYCLQCRKEYLAPDVPQGTPPYCECGGVLKPNTVLFGEQLPEGALETAVQEAATCKLMLVIGTSAVVQPAASLPALAQKNGAKIVEVNIERAFPSADFTVQEKAGSGLSGILEAVKRILE